One Brevibacillus choshinensis genomic window carries:
- a CDS encoding acetoin utilization protein AcuC, producing the protein MSRNARLIYSSDYTNYYFHDEHPFNQRRLLLMHDLMSMYGLLSESDILPPRHATDEELALVHDSRYIAFIREQGHSDAELPLAASYGVGTEDVPCFANMHESASLIAGGTLNAVEVVMSGQAQHAFNPAGGLHHAFRGRASGFCIYNDCSVAIAYLRKKWNARVLYIDTDAHHGDGVQWAFYDDPNVLTISIHETGKYLFPGTGNLTERGDGSGYGYSVNVPLDAFTEDESFLAVYQELVTKVARGFKPDVILTQNGCDAHAYDPLTHLSCSMKIYQEIPRLAHQLAHELCEGRWIAVGGGGYDIWRVVPRAWTLLWSEMTDQPLTDGPLPKAWGERWQPHTELILPERLFDEPFPAIPRREEITQKNKVTLERALMYAPVE; encoded by the coding sequence GTGAGCCGCAATGCCCGACTTATTTACTCCTCGGACTACACGAACTACTACTTTCACGACGAACACCCCTTTAATCAAAGACGTCTGCTCCTCATGCATGATCTGATGAGCATGTACGGACTTTTGTCCGAGTCTGACATTCTTCCTCCGCGGCACGCCACCGACGAAGAGTTGGCATTGGTGCATGACTCCCGATACATAGCGTTCATCCGCGAACAAGGACACAGCGATGCGGAGCTTCCTCTCGCCGCCAGCTACGGGGTAGGCACGGAGGATGTTCCCTGCTTTGCCAATATGCACGAGTCAGCATCCCTGATAGCCGGTGGAACCCTGAATGCCGTAGAAGTGGTCATGAGCGGGCAGGCGCAGCACGCATTCAATCCTGCCGGAGGTCTGCATCACGCTTTTCGCGGACGCGCCTCTGGATTTTGCATCTACAATGACTGCTCTGTCGCAATTGCCTATTTGCGAAAGAAGTGGAATGCACGCGTCTTGTACATCGATACGGATGCCCATCACGGGGACGGCGTGCAATGGGCTTTTTATGACGATCCCAATGTGCTCACCATTTCTATTCACGAAACAGGAAAGTACTTGTTTCCAGGTACGGGCAATCTCACAGAGCGGGGGGATGGAAGCGGTTACGGCTATTCCGTCAATGTCCCACTCGACGCTTTTACCGAAGACGAATCGTTCCTCGCGGTGTACCAGGAGCTCGTCACCAAGGTTGCTCGCGGATTCAAACCAGATGTCATCCTGACGCAAAACGGCTGCGATGCCCATGCGTACGACCCGCTCACCCACCTGTCCTGTTCGATGAAAATTTATCAGGAGATCCCTCGGCTAGCTCATCAGCTGGCTCACGAGCTGTGCGAGGGTCGCTGGATCGCTGTCGGTGGAGGCGGGTACGATATTTGGCGAGTCGTCCCGAGGGCGTGGACCCTATTGTGGAGCGAGATGACCGACCAACCTTTGACGGACGGGCCGCTTCCAAAGGCGTGGGGCGAGCGTTGGCAGCCTCACACCGAACTGATTTTGCCGGAGCGCTTGTTTGATGAACCGTTTCCTGCGATCCCGCGCCGGGAAGAAATTACTCAAAAGAACAAAGTCACCCTGGAGCGTGCACTGATGTATGCCCCAGTCGAATAG
- a CDS encoding bifunctional 3-deoxy-7-phosphoheptulonate synthase/chorismate mutase, whose amino-acid sequence MAHDVIDTMRKQIDEINLQILDLINKRATLVQELGKEKEKQGSNRFDPERERQMLNLLVENNKGPFNDNTVRHLFKQIFQVSLDLQNDDKKKVLLVSRKKQAEDTVITVKGVEFGAGNPILIAGPCSVESYEQVKAVAENHVKRGLRTLRGGAYKPRTSPYDFQGLGEEGLQILKRIGDEYNLVTISEIVTPADLEMASNYIDVIQIGARNMQNFELLKAAGRLNKPILLKRGLSATIEEFIYAAEYILSEGNTQVMLCERGIRTYEKATRNTLDISAVPLLKQETHLPVFVDVTHSTGRRDLLLPTAKAGIAVGSDGIMVEVHPDPDVALSDAKQQLNIPDFNQFVDALLASGLYKGEVVAARG is encoded by the coding sequence ATGGCACACGATGTGATCGATACCATGCGCAAACAGATCGATGAGATCAACCTGCAAATTCTTGATCTGATCAACAAACGCGCTACCTTGGTACAAGAGCTGGGCAAAGAAAAAGAAAAACAGGGCAGCAACCGTTTTGATCCAGAGCGCGAGCGTCAAATGCTCAACCTGCTGGTTGAAAACAACAAAGGCCCTTTCAATGACAATACCGTTCGCCATTTGTTCAAACAAATCTTCCAAGTATCTCTCGACCTGCAAAACGACGACAAGAAGAAAGTACTCTTGGTCAGCCGCAAAAAACAGGCGGAAGATACAGTGATTACAGTAAAAGGCGTGGAGTTCGGCGCCGGCAATCCGATTTTGATCGCTGGCCCTTGCTCGGTAGAAAGCTACGAGCAAGTGAAGGCAGTAGCAGAAAACCACGTGAAACGCGGTCTGCGCACACTGCGCGGCGGCGCATACAAGCCACGCACCTCCCCTTACGATTTCCAAGGCTTGGGTGAAGAGGGCCTGCAAATCCTCAAGCGCATCGGTGACGAGTACAACCTCGTTACGATCAGTGAGATCGTGACACCTGCTGATCTGGAGATGGCAAGCAACTACATCGACGTGATCCAAATCGGCGCGCGCAATATGCAAAACTTCGAACTGTTGAAAGCAGCAGGTCGCCTCAACAAGCCAATCCTGCTCAAGCGTGGCTTGTCCGCTACCATCGAGGAATTCATCTACGCGGCAGAGTACATCCTGTCCGAAGGCAATACGCAAGTCATGCTGTGTGAGCGCGGTATCCGCACGTACGAAAAAGCGACTCGCAATACGCTGGACATTTCCGCAGTACCACTTCTCAAGCAAGAAACTCACTTGCCAGTATTCGTGGACGTGACTCACTCCACAGGACGTCGCGACCTCCTCTTGCCTACTGCAAAAGCAGGTATCGCTGTCGGTTCAGACGGAATCATGGTCGAAGTTCACCCTGACCCAGACGTGGCCTTGTCCGATGCAAAACAACAGCTGAACATCCCGGATTTCAATCAGTTTGTTGACGCTCTGCTGGCTTCCGGCCTGTACAAAGGCGAAGTGGTCGCAGCCCGCGGATAA
- a CDS encoding PadR family transcriptional regulator, protein MDVKTIILGFLSYGEMSGYDIKQAFTNSIGFFYDASFGAIYPALRKLEEEGYVTKQEIIQSGKPNKILYRITDTGRETFLQEIQTPIVPAVLRSDMLVKIFFGKSRSEDEQKDLLEGCIEVQRQVLQQSKTTFKKLEANFDEYQRFCWEYTIHHLETTIAFLEQKSSSLLKQPACSVPV, encoded by the coding sequence ATGGACGTAAAAACAATCATACTTGGCTTTTTGAGTTACGGTGAGATGAGCGGGTACGACATAAAGCAGGCGTTTACCAACAGCATTGGGTTCTTCTACGACGCCAGCTTTGGTGCGATTTATCCAGCGCTGCGCAAGCTCGAGGAAGAAGGCTACGTGACAAAGCAGGAAATCATTCAGTCCGGGAAGCCAAACAAGATCCTGTACCGAATCACGGACACGGGAAGAGAAACCTTCCTGCAGGAAATTCAGACTCCAATCGTACCGGCCGTTCTTCGTTCTGACATGCTGGTAAAAATCTTCTTCGGAAAGAGCCGCAGCGAGGATGAACAAAAAGATCTGCTCGAGGGCTGCATCGAAGTTCAACGCCAAGTATTGCAGCAAAGCAAGACGACCTTTAAAAAGCTGGAAGCCAATTTTGACGAGTATCAGCGTTTTTGCTGGGAATATACGATACACCATTTGGAGACGACCATTGCGTTTTTGGAGCAAAAATCATCGTCTCTGTTGAAACAGCCAGCCTGTTCCGTGCCTGTGTAG
- a CDS encoding aminopeptidase: MKDPRIEQLADVLVNYSTTVQPGENVLIYAIGQVHDLVKAVIAKVYEAGGNPYVQLIDQSIQRELLLNANETQLGVMREADVSFMKKMDCYIGIRGGDNISELADVPGDKMQLYSKLLMRPVLDVRVPETKWVVLRYPNASMAQLANMSTDAFEDFYFKVCTLDYGKMDSAMDSLVELMEKTDKVRITGPGTDLTFSIKGIPAIKCAGNANIPDGEVFTAPVRDSVNGTISYNTPSPYQGYTYDNIKLTFQDGKIIEATANDTAKINEVFDTDEGARYVGEFAIGVNPFIQNPMKDILFDEKIDGSFHFTPGQAYDEAFNGNKSSIHWDLVMIQRPEWGGGEIWFDDRLIRKDGRFVIPELECLNPENLK; encoded by the coding sequence ATGAAAGATCCACGAATTGAACAGCTGGCTGACGTTCTCGTCAACTATTCCACGACCGTCCAGCCGGGGGAAAACGTATTGATTTACGCTATCGGCCAAGTTCATGATCTGGTGAAAGCCGTCATCGCCAAAGTATATGAAGCTGGGGGCAACCCTTACGTACAGCTGATCGATCAATCCATTCAACGCGAGCTTCTCCTGAACGCAAATGAAACGCAGCTGGGTGTGATGCGCGAAGCAGATGTGAGCTTCATGAAAAAAATGGATTGCTACATCGGCATTCGGGGCGGAGACAACATCAGCGAGCTGGCTGACGTCCCTGGCGACAAAATGCAGCTGTACTCGAAGCTCTTGATGCGCCCTGTGCTCGACGTGCGCGTTCCAGAGACCAAATGGGTCGTACTTCGCTATCCAAACGCCTCGATGGCGCAGCTGGCTAACATGAGCACCGATGCTTTCGAGGACTTCTACTTCAAGGTATGCACACTCGATTACGGCAAAATGGACAGTGCCATGGACAGCCTGGTCGAACTCATGGAGAAGACGGACAAGGTACGCATCACGGGTCCGGGTACCGATCTGACGTTCTCGATCAAAGGAATTCCTGCGATCAAGTGCGCAGGCAACGCAAATATTCCGGATGGAGAAGTATTCACTGCACCTGTGCGCGATTCTGTGAACGGCACGATTTCTTACAACACACCGTCTCCTTACCAAGGCTACACCTATGACAACATCAAGCTGACCTTCCAAGATGGCAAGATCATCGAAGCGACGGCAAACGATACTGCGAAAATCAATGAAGTGTTTGATACAGATGAAGGCGCCCGTTATGTCGGGGAATTTGCAATCGGGGTCAACCCCTTTATTCAAAACCCGATGAAAGACATTCTGTTCGATGAGAAAATCGACGGCAGCTTCCACTTCACACCAGGTCAAGCCTACGACGAAGCTTTCAACGGCAACAAGTCCTCCATCCACTGGGATCTGGTGATGATCCAGCGACCGGAATGGGGAGGCGGCGAGATCTGGTTTGATGACCGCTTGATTCGCAAAGACGGGCGATTTGTCATTCCAGAGCTGGAGTGCCTGAATCCAGAAAACCTGAAATAA
- a CDS encoding N-acetyltransferase — translation MDHVKRYHSLKMTVNGRELLIEGPINGSELASYRFDEGLKAFRIPEQQHKALIEIADLPEGRIIVAREDDLVLGYVTFLHPDPLERWSEAQLPDLLELGAIEISHLVRAGGVAKKLLEVAFMDDALEDYVIITTEYYWHWDLKGTGLDVWQYRKVMEKVMGSVGMTWMATDDPEICSHPANCLMAKIGKRVPPETVEAFDAMRFQNRFLY, via the coding sequence ATGGATCACGTCAAGCGCTATCATTCGCTGAAAATGACTGTGAACGGAAGAGAACTTTTGATTGAGGGACCCATTAACGGGAGTGAGCTTGCCTCCTATCGCTTTGATGAAGGCCTGAAAGCGTTCCGCATACCGGAGCAGCAGCACAAAGCCCTCATCGAAATCGCTGATCTCCCGGAAGGACGCATTATCGTAGCTCGCGAAGACGACCTGGTCCTCGGGTACGTCACCTTTCTCCACCCCGATCCGCTAGAACGCTGGTCTGAGGCCCAGCTCCCTGACCTTCTGGAGCTGGGCGCTATTGAAATCAGTCACCTGGTCCGAGCAGGAGGAGTGGCGAAGAAGCTCCTTGAAGTCGCCTTTATGGATGACGCTTTGGAAGACTACGTCATCATCACGACCGAATATTACTGGCATTGGGACCTCAAAGGAACCGGGCTGGATGTGTGGCAATACCGCAAAGTGATGGAAAAGGTCATGGGGAGCGTAGGAATGACGTGGATGGCGACTGACGATCCGGAAATCTGCTCTCATCCCGCCAACTGCCTGATGGCGAAAATCGGCAAGCGCGTTCCGCCCGAAACAGTCGAAGCTTTTGATGCCATGCGATTCCAGAACCGTTTTCTCTATTAG
- a CDS encoding CBS and ACT domain-containing protein, producing the protein MRIEDIMRKNVVTVSPSTSIGEALLLLRAKRIRHLPVVEHTRLVGIVSDRDLRDALPSRLLTHEDDDTILHKPVADIMHKQVITAHPLDFIEDAAAQLYEHKIGSLPIVDRSQLVGMITESDLFSSLIELFGVNKPSSHIEVEVDDRAGMLAEVSQVFREAHVNVCSVVVYPSKNVHKKNLVFRVQTIDPRIVTQKLSDKGFTVIWPTEGGIPL; encoded by the coding sequence ATGCGTATTGAGGATATTATGCGGAAAAACGTCGTCACGGTAAGTCCTTCCACTTCGATCGGGGAAGCTCTCCTCTTGCTCCGCGCCAAACGAATCAGACATTTGCCGGTCGTGGAGCATACTCGTTTGGTCGGCATCGTCTCCGACCGCGACCTTCGCGATGCCCTTCCCTCTCGCCTGCTGACACACGAAGATGACGACACGATCCTGCACAAGCCTGTCGCGGACATCATGCACAAACAGGTTATCACTGCCCATCCGCTTGACTTTATCGAGGATGCCGCAGCCCAGCTCTATGAGCACAAGATCGGTTCACTGCCTATTGTCGATCGCAGCCAACTCGTAGGCATGATCACCGAATCCGACTTGTTTTCCAGTCTGATTGAGCTCTTTGGGGTCAACAAACCCAGCTCCCATATCGAAGTCGAGGTAGATGATCGGGCAGGTATGCTGGCCGAGGTCAGTCAGGTTTTTCGGGAAGCTCACGTGAATGTGTGCAGCGTCGTGGTCTATCCCTCGAAAAACGTTCACAAGAAAAATCTCGTCTTCCGTGTCCAGACGATCGATCCGCGTATTGTCACCCAGAAGCTTTCCGATAAAGGATTTACAGTCATCTGGCCAACAGAAGGAGGGATCCCTCTGTGA
- the ccpA gene encoding catabolite control protein A — protein sequence MPVTIYDVAREAGVSMATVSRVVNGNPNVKPLTRKKVLAAIERLGYRPNAVARGLASKKTTTVGVIIPDISSLFFSELARGIEDIATMYKYNIILCNSDQRMEKELQLINTLLEKQVDGLLFMGAEIKEDHLQALTSTSVPTVLAATRDADNALPSVTIDHFQAGYDATQALIDRGHKRIAMITGPQSDPLSGLMRFEGYKKALIDAGIGLNEELVANGNFFYESGLTKTKEFLKLAEPPTAVFAANDEMAIGAIHAIQDSGLNVPADIEVIGHDNIRLVEMVRPRLTSVVQPMYDIGAVAMRLLTKYMNNENVEEHVVLLPHRIEYRESTRPEQA from the coding sequence ATGCCGGTTACAATCTATGACGTGGCAAGAGAAGCGGGGGTTTCGATGGCTACGGTCTCACGTGTGGTCAACGGAAACCCAAACGTGAAACCGCTGACCCGAAAAAAAGTGTTGGCTGCCATTGAGCGATTGGGATATCGCCCGAATGCAGTCGCGCGAGGACTCGCTAGCAAGAAGACAACAACTGTCGGTGTCATTATCCCGGATATCTCCAGTTTGTTTTTCTCAGAATTGGCACGCGGAATTGAAGACATCGCGACTATGTACAAATACAACATCATTCTCTGCAACTCCGACCAACGGATGGAAAAGGAATTGCAGTTGATCAATACGTTGCTTGAAAAACAAGTGGACGGGCTGTTGTTCATGGGCGCTGAAATCAAGGAAGACCACCTGCAGGCGCTCACGAGCACGTCCGTTCCGACCGTTCTGGCAGCTACGCGCGATGCAGACAACGCACTGCCATCCGTCACCATTGATCATTTCCAGGCTGGGTACGATGCGACCCAAGCGCTGATCGATCGCGGGCACAAGCGTATTGCCATGATCACCGGCCCTCAGAGCGACCCGCTGAGCGGACTGATGCGCTTCGAAGGATACAAGAAAGCACTGATCGACGCAGGGATCGGCCTCAATGAGGAGCTCGTGGCAAACGGGAACTTCTTCTACGAATCCGGACTTACCAAAACCAAAGAGTTTTTGAAGCTGGCTGAGCCTCCTACCGCTGTTTTTGCGGCAAACGATGAAATGGCAATCGGTGCGATCCACGCGATTCAAGACTCAGGCTTGAACGTGCCTGCAGATATTGAAGTGATCGGTCACGACAATATCCGCCTGGTTGAAATGGTACGCCCTCGCCTGACATCCGTGGTGCAGCCGATGTATGACATTGGTGCAGTAGCGATGCGTTTGCTCACCAAGTACATGAATAATGAAAACGTGGAGGAGCATGTCGTGCTGCTGCCACACCGAATCGAATACCGGGAGAGCACCAGACCCGAGCAAGCATAA
- a CDS encoding YjcZ family sporulation protein, producing the protein MSSIFNGGFDGFTLVLILFILLVIVACSCD; encoded by the coding sequence ATGAGTAGCATCTTTAACGGCGGTTTTGACGGCTTCACTTTAGTGTTGATCCTGTTCATCCTACTGGTAATTGTTGCTTGCAGCTGCGATTAA
- a CDS encoding cell division protein FtsA: MSLHTETAKSELIFSLDIGTRSVVGLIMEATGEQYRVLDCAIREHDERSMLDGQIHDIVAVAKVIGQIKEELEQKYGPLHQVAVAAAGRSLRTRRVKLDMPLARHAFITREDVLTLEFAAVQEAQAELAQELKDQDVTRYYCVGYSVVHYHLDGELIGSLIDQRGDAASVDVIATFLPRMVVDSLIAALKRCDLDMQALTLEPIAAINVLIPVTMRRLNIALVDIGAGTSDVALTEEGAITAYGMVPVAGDEITDALMNAYLLDFPMAEEAKRLLSAQETVSFTDILGLEHSLPSEEVTAAIDADIHLLAEKIAFKILELNGKPPQAVMLIGGGSLTPGLTTKVAQVLQIPAARVAVRGADAIKQYVGDHPLLGGPEFVTPVGIAVAARRHPLRYVTVSVNDVPVRIFDLRKMTLGDAVIAAGLDIRRLFGRPGLAMTVTINGRMKMIPGKHGTPPVIERNGEAAGLDAPLEDGDQITIIAGENGEDAHVRAKDLLEHLDTLEISCNGLPLSLGPVILVNGEAHSLDADVPDRSEVEIRLPRTVGEVLQISGTELGAEAAAYQFSVNGHSYSMPSRTVTIQVNGKPVTLADSIRQGDALIYRVEDVSPPTIRDVIPLEEWVQETIIVHFNGERVVLPVAQVTITMDGRAVKDEEAITDGAVITVKSAPASTPVFSDVFRYVDVSLEKPDRESISGFVMLVNGELASFQTELKSGDKLELYWE; the protein is encoded by the coding sequence TTGTCTCTGCATACAGAAACAGCCAAATCAGAGCTGATTTTTTCTTTAGATATCGGTACTCGCAGTGTGGTAGGACTGATCATGGAAGCGACGGGTGAGCAATATCGCGTCCTCGATTGCGCCATTCGTGAGCATGACGAGCGCTCCATGCTGGATGGACAAATCCACGACATCGTCGCCGTAGCCAAAGTGATCGGACAAATCAAGGAAGAGCTGGAACAAAAATACGGCCCCCTCCACCAAGTCGCTGTAGCTGCAGCTGGCCGTTCCCTACGCACGCGCCGCGTAAAGCTGGACATGCCTCTCGCACGCCATGCTTTCATCACTCGCGAGGATGTGCTGACGCTGGAGTTTGCCGCCGTACAGGAAGCGCAGGCAGAGCTCGCACAAGAATTAAAAGACCAGGATGTGACGCGCTACTACTGCGTCGGCTACAGTGTCGTCCATTACCATTTGGACGGCGAGCTGATCGGCAGCCTGATCGACCAGCGCGGGGATGCCGCCAGCGTGGACGTCATTGCTACCTTTTTGCCTCGCATGGTAGTAGATTCCCTGATCGCTGCCCTGAAACGGTGCGACCTCGACATGCAGGCGCTCACACTGGAGCCGATCGCCGCCATCAACGTGTTGATCCCAGTCACGATGCGCAGGCTGAATATTGCACTCGTCGACATCGGAGCAGGTACGTCGGACGTAGCGCTGACGGAGGAAGGCGCCATCACTGCCTACGGGATGGTACCTGTGGCGGGAGATGAGATCACGGACGCACTCATGAATGCCTATCTGCTGGATTTCCCCATGGCGGAAGAAGCAAAGCGGCTCCTCTCCGCTCAGGAGACGGTCTCGTTTACTGATATTCTCGGGCTGGAGCACTCTCTGCCCTCCGAGGAGGTCACAGCGGCAATCGATGCAGATATCCATCTGCTGGCGGAGAAAATCGCTTTCAAGATTCTCGAGCTGAATGGAAAGCCGCCTCAGGCCGTCATGCTGATCGGCGGGGGAAGCCTCACCCCAGGCTTGACGACAAAAGTGGCGCAAGTCCTCCAAATCCCTGCTGCCCGTGTCGCCGTACGGGGAGCGGATGCGATCAAGCAATATGTTGGCGACCATCCGCTTCTGGGAGGACCGGAATTCGTCACACCTGTGGGGATCGCCGTAGCAGCGCGCCGCCACCCTCTGCGCTATGTGACTGTCTCCGTCAATGACGTGCCCGTACGCATTTTCGACCTACGCAAAATGACGCTCGGGGATGCGGTCATCGCAGCAGGTTTGGATATTCGCCGCCTCTTCGGCCGACCTGGTTTAGCCATGACCGTCACGATCAATGGCCGGATGAAAATGATCCCGGGCAAGCATGGCACCCCGCCCGTCATCGAAAGAAACGGCGAAGCTGCCGGCTTGGATGCTCCCCTGGAGGATGGCGATCAGATCACGATCATTGCAGGCGAAAATGGCGAGGATGCACACGTACGGGCAAAAGATTTGCTCGAGCATCTCGATACGTTGGAAATCAGCTGCAATGGGCTGCCGCTGTCGCTTGGCCCCGTGATTCTGGTCAATGGAGAGGCGCATTCCCTAGACGCAGATGTGCCGGATCGAAGCGAGGTAGAGATCCGCTTGCCGCGTACGGTCGGCGAGGTGCTGCAGATTTCGGGGACCGAGCTGGGTGCGGAGGCTGCTGCGTACCAATTCAGCGTTAACGGTCATTCCTACTCCATGCCGTCCCGCACGGTCACGATCCAGGTAAATGGCAAGCCTGTTACTCTCGCAGACTCAATTCGTCAAGGGGACGCGCTGATCTATCGGGTGGAAGACGTCTCTCCTCCCACCATCCGCGATGTGATCCCTCTCGAGGAATGGGTACAGGAAACGATCATCGTCCATTTCAATGGGGAGCGCGTCGTCCTGCCGGTGGCGCAGGTGACGATCACGATGGATGGACGCGCTGTAAAAGACGAGGAAGCGATCACGGACGGAGCCGTCATCACAGTCAAATCTGCTCCAGCCTCCACACCCGTCTTTAGCGATGTATTCCGTTACGTCGATGTCTCACTGGAAAAGCCTGATCGTGAAAGCATTTCCGGCTTTGTCATGCTGGTGAATGGCGAGCTGGCTTCCTTTCAGACCGAGCTCAAGTCCGGCGACAAGCTTGAACTTTATTGGGAATAA
- the ytxJ gene encoding bacillithiol system redox-active protein YtxJ, which produces MAQKQLHSTDELDQFVAEGGKRLLFKHSTTCPISATAFSEFQTFLQGQDVPSAVIHVIEDRPVSNAAAERFAIKHESPQIFLLEDGQVKWHTSHWKITQDAIAQALNA; this is translated from the coding sequence GTGGCTCAAAAACAACTCCATTCGACTGATGAATTGGATCAGTTTGTAGCAGAGGGCGGCAAACGACTCTTGTTCAAACACAGCACGACTTGCCCGATCAGCGCGACAGCGTTTTCGGAATTTCAGACTTTCTTACAGGGCCAAGACGTTCCTTCCGCTGTCATTCACGTGATTGAAGACCGCCCTGTTTCCAATGCCGCAGCAGAGCGCTTTGCAATCAAGCATGAGTCTCCGCAAATCTTTTTGCTGGAGGATGGGCAAGTGAAATGGCATACCTCTCACTGGAAAATCACCCAGGATGCCATCGCGCAAGCACTGAACGCCTAA
- a CDS encoding 5'-methylthioadenosine/adenosylhomocysteine nucleosidase produces the protein MRIGIIGAMDEEIALYLEAMGQTKQTGKAGITYYEGEMEGKSVVLCKSGVGKVNAAVTTQILIDQFQVERVIFTGVAGAVHPDLNIGDIVVSTDCVQHDIDVSALGFAPGQIPFTEQWVWKADEELMQQAIEAGKGIEAGIQVVSGRILSGDQFVASREKVQWLYEQFQAHCTEMEGASVGQVCAMNGIPFVVVRSMSDKADGSAHVNFVEFTKLASQRSYAIVRNMLTADSHSAAQVIVYSTQNCIDCNLVKQWLSAKGISFEVRDVMTSRAYQEEVERFGFMGVPVTVLGDKAVKGYQPAELEQLVGGLA, from the coding sequence ATGCGGATCGGCATCATCGGCGCGATGGATGAGGAAATCGCGCTGTATTTGGAAGCGATGGGACAGACGAAACAGACGGGAAAGGCGGGCATCACCTATTATGAAGGTGAGATGGAAGGCAAATCCGTCGTTCTCTGCAAATCAGGTGTGGGTAAGGTAAATGCGGCTGTCACCACACAAATCTTGATTGATCAGTTTCAAGTGGAGCGCGTCATTTTTACGGGTGTCGCAGGCGCGGTTCATCCGGACCTCAACATCGGCGATATCGTCGTATCGACGGATTGCGTCCAGCATGACATTGACGTGTCTGCCCTGGGCTTTGCGCCTGGCCAAATTCCTTTTACTGAGCAGTGGGTTTGGAAAGCGGATGAGGAGCTGATGCAGCAAGCGATCGAGGCAGGAAAAGGAATCGAGGCAGGCATTCAAGTGGTGAGCGGGCGCATTTTGTCAGGAGACCAGTTCGTCGCGAGCCGCGAGAAGGTACAATGGCTGTACGAGCAGTTCCAAGCACACTGCACAGAGATGGAAGGAGCCTCGGTCGGTCAGGTATGCGCGATGAACGGCATCCCGTTTGTTGTCGTTCGTTCGATGTCGGACAAGGCTGACGGATCCGCCCATGTGAACTTCGTGGAATTCACCAAGCTCGCGTCGCAGCGTTCCTACGCCATCGTGCGCAACATGCTGACAGCAGATAGCCATTCTGCTGCACAGGTCATTGTTTATTCCACACAAAACTGCATTGACTGCAATCTGGTCAAGCAATGGCTGAGTGCCAAAGGGATCTCCTTCGAGGTGCGCGATGTTATGACCAGCCGCGCTTATCAAGAGGAAGTAGAACGTTTTGGCTTCATGGGCGTACCGGTTACCGTCCTCGGCGATAAAGCAGTAAAGGGCTATCAGCCAGCAGAGCTCGAGCAGCTGGTAGGCGGCTTGGCTTAA
- a CDS encoding metal-sensitive transcriptional regulator: MNEHDQCCSSERATVRTDKVKSNLVSRLNRVEGQIRGIRGMVEKDVYCDDILNQIAAVQSALNSVGKILLEGHMRSCVMERIQQGDNEVIDELLKTMNKLMK, from the coding sequence ATGAATGAACACGACCAATGCTGCTCGTCTGAACGAGCCACTGTGCGCACAGACAAAGTCAAATCGAATCTCGTGTCCCGCCTGAATCGGGTAGAAGGTCAAATTCGCGGTATTCGCGGGATGGTCGAGAAAGATGTGTATTGTGATGACATCTTGAATCAGATAGCTGCTGTGCAGTCCGCGCTGAATTCAGTAGGCAAGATTCTCCTGGAAGGACATATGCGGAGCTGTGTCATGGAACGCATTCAGCAGGGGGACAATGAAGTTATCGACGAACTGCTGAAAACGATGAACAAACTAATGAAGTAA